The stretch of DNA ATCAGGTCAATATGGGTTTACAATCAATCATGAGTTGCTTGCTCATTCAGAAAGTAAACACACAGAATAGGGTAAGGTTAGGATTTGGCTCCTGCAACACATACCTACTTTGCAATTACCTATTTTAGCAGATTAGATTTGAGCAGCTTTCTAAAGGCATTAAATAGTGCCTCTTTGATTTTGAAGAACAGGACAATTGATTGGTACAAATGCCTTAACTTATCATAACAAAAACATATGAAACCAGAGATTTGAAAACATTCCGTCTCTGATGAAACTGGATGACTGTTTCTGTGGTCTTCAAACCAACTCTGTATAATGGCGCCACCAGCTGGAATGAAATCGTCATTACATGTGAAATGGTTTGATTCCTCCTGCATACCGTAGAATTCGCGGAAGAAATAAATGTCATTCAAACCGACTGGGGTCAAGTTTTGCACGAGTTACATGAAGAGAACATCAATATTGCTGGATTTGTATCGGATAATTGACAGGTAATCCAAAAGAAATGGAGCTAGGAATAATTTCCTAATAAATTCCTTTTTTAACGCGTTTGTAGTAGCTAGCCAGTCTAATGCCACCAACTAGCTAGTAGCATTTACTTACACAACCCCAATTATTTGGGGTTTCACTCATGAAKTGATACTCTGATTACTTGGATTAGTCTGAAAATGGGACAGACCTGTCCATAATAATTTTtgttcaaccaaatgtaaattagCTGCAGATGCGTCGTTTTTGTCAAGGATAGAGGGACAGCTTCTGTGCACGCGCGGTTctatgtttgacatttttatggCATTTGTATTCCTAAAATATTCCAGGGTTTTGGAAGAGTATACCCATATATCTCTAGTAATTTTATAGTTTGCTAAATGtaatatggtcccgtgtggctatACGAAAATAACCATATTATACGTCCATTAGaaaactcactactgtaagccagaacctgctaaatgactcacgttaaattgtaaaatgtaacttcttaattcatatttttttttatgataaCATTTCAGGGGGAATTACATTTTATTCCAATGATGAAATTCCCTCCATTGTTTTGCCACTACCACCTAGCTAGTGATCAATGTTCCTCTCCTGTAAGATGGAGCCAATACCcacatttttctctctttctatcatgTTGTAGCCTATAAATCCACGGCTTGCTGAGAAGAACCACCATCCTTCACAATGTTCCTCACCATGGCCCTGCTGAGGAAAGGCATCTCTGGGAAACAGTGGATCGGGAAGTACCGCCGGCCGCGTGCCATCACCTGGCAGATGAAACGCAACATGCTGGTGCACCTGGAACGCGAGGCAGAGAATGAGTATTGGATCTCCCGACCGTACATGACCACAGAGCAGGAGCGAGGACACGCTGCTGAGCGCCGAGCACAGAACTGGCTCAAAATTAAGGAGACCAAGTTTCAAAAGTTTCCAGAACATAAATATGTTGCGGATCATCTAAGTCACCTCAACACAACCAAGACATGGTCCAGTTAATGAGGAGGAAGTATTGACTTTGTGtggggggatggagagggggcaTGCATGTTGACTCCggtgtgtaatgtatgtaatgtatatgAACTATGGAGTGTTGGAAATTCTCTATAAAGCAAGCTCTGATTTAAAAACAACCTGTTATTTGCTTCATAATACATTTCAAATGGTCTTGTGCATACATCAGTGGGTTTCAAACCTCTCCTTTGGTACCCCCAGATGTTTCACAATTATGTTGTAGGCCTGAACTAGTGTAAAGGATGCCATGCTGCTTGCTTAGCGTACCGCTTCCTCTTGATTCagctcaaacccaacacctctgccTCACAAACATGCCCTCCAGAAGCATCTTACCCATTCGTGCCACCGCAAAGCTAGCTTTGGGCAGCGCAAGTggagacacttcaggctgaggagtgtgTTTCCAGCTCCCATCTGCTACACTAGCTCATGTGATTAACCTATTAAAGGTCTTGATGATCAGTTGACAAGTTGAGTCAGGTGTGCAAGCTCTGGAGTAGTTCAAGTAGCCTATATGGAACGGCTTTGTGTCCCGatgagaggtttgagaaccactggcgTACTTGACGATGATCTTTCAGAATGTGTTTAAACAGTTTAGGATGCAAATAGACCCACGACCTGTACAAAAAAAGGCCCATTTCACTCTCAAAGGTGCAgggtacccacggtgactattaaaaccttccccaaccagaaaccgtggattgatggcagccttCGTGCAAAACttaaagcgcgaaccactgcttttaatcatggcaaggcaactggaaacatgaccgaatacaaacagtatagctattccctccgcaaggcaatcaaacaagctaagcgtcagtatagagacaaagtagagtcgcaattcaatggctcagacacaagacgtatgtggcagggtctacaggcaatcacggattacagaaagaaaaccagccccgtcgtggacaccgatgtcttgctcccagacaaactaaacaacttctttgctagttttgaggacaatacagtgccactgacacggcgcGCTACCAAAACCtacgggctctccttcaccgcagccaagctgagtaaaacatttaaacgtgttaaccctcgcaaggctgcaggcccagacggcattcccagccgcgtcctcagagcatgcgcagaccaactgtctggtgtgtttaggacatattcaatcaatccctatcccagtctgctgttcccacatgcttcaagagggccaccattgttcctgttcccaaaaaagctaaggtaactatcaactatcgccccatagcactcacttccgtcatcatgaagtgctttgagagactagtcaaggatcatatcacctgcaccctacctgacaccctaaacccactccaatttgcMTACCGCCCRAATAGGTCCAACGACGA from Salvelinus sp. IW2-2015 linkage group LG25, ASM291031v2, whole genome shotgun sequence encodes:
- the LOC111951898 gene encoding large ribosomal subunit protein mL63 yields the protein MFLTMALLRKGISGKQWIGKYRRPRAITWQMKRNMLVHLEREAENEYWISRPYMTTEQERGHAAERRAQNWLKIKETKFQKFPEHKYVADHLSHLNTTKTWSS